The Syngnathus typhle isolate RoL2023-S1 ecotype Sweden linkage group LG11, RoL_Styp_1.0, whole genome shotgun sequence genome contains a region encoding:
- the LOC133162404 gene encoding vacuolar fusion protein MON1 homolog B-like isoform X3 encodes MFPDLVAKKAALEEKRTQDGAEESPQETEGSLPPPATEPESEEHQDEVANGTQSDSGEFVVTVLAKAKLEEQGLGVKGRLSPLLEAGMQESPTAAHGPSHRDEDVTAESWRRHRKHVFVLSEAGKPIYSRYGSEEALSSTMGVMMALVSFVQSGDNIIRSVYSEEHTVVFLQKGPLVLVCVSNSRQSEQQLRGELLYVYYQIISMLTQASISRIFEHKKNYDLRRLLAGSEKILDGLLDLLDSDPSFLLAAVHCLPLASSLRDSLSQILQKAITPNLVFSILIAKNQLLTIVQERAVIEDARLEPADVHLLLNLIGASSAFQAGEIWTPICLPLFNPDCYFYAYISYLDPPECTVCLLLLSTDKEAFYAVAECKRRIEEAMAAQGSLGLIAKAQSYSVGQVGVADLRHFMYKPFDVPDNHRQLTQFTSPEMEAPYHTEEEKMRLLDLYRYMHSRIHSSSRPLKLIYHVAERETLLAWVTSKFELYTCFSPLVTKACAITVITKLLRWIKKEEERLFIRYPPKYSTTPNPAKSSRGAKAEQTDSADNGYLSLL; translated from the exons ATGTTTCCCGATCTGGTGGCCAAGAAAGCTGCCCTTGAAGAGAAGCGGACACAAGATGGTGCAGAGGAATCCCCTCAGGAGACAGAaggctctcttcctcctccGGCAACCGAGCCGGAAAGCGAGGAGCATCAGGACGAGGTGGCGAACGGCACGCAAAGTGACTCTGGAGAGTTTGTCGTCACCGTCCTGGCCAAGGCCAAGTTGGAGGAGCAAGGCCTCGGCGTGAAGGGTCGCTTGTCGCCGCTGCTGGAGGCGGGAATGCAGGAATCTCCCACCGCCGCCCACGGCCCTTCCCACCGTGACGAGGACGTGACGGCGGAAAGCTGGCGGCGGCACAGGAAGCACGTTTTTGTGCTGAGCGAAGCCGGAAAGCCTATCTATTCACGCTACGGCAGCGAAGAAGCTCTGTCATCTACGATGGGCGTCATGATGGCGCTGGTGTCCTTTGTGCAAAGTGGTGATAATATTATACGCTCCGTCTACTCAG AGGAGCACACGGTGGTTTTCCTCCAGAAAGGCCCCCTGGTGCTGGTGTGCGTGTCCAACAGCCGGCAGTCGGAGCAGCAGCTGCGTGGCGAGCTCCTCTATGTCTACTACCAGATCATCAGCATGCTCACGCAGGCCAGCATCTCGCGCATCTTCGAGCACAAGAAGAACTACGACCTACGGCGTCTGCTGGCGGGCTCCGAGAAGATCTTGGACGGCCTCCTGGACCTATTGGACTCGGACCCCAGTTTCCTTCTGGCGGCTGTGCACTGCCTGCCGCTCGCCTCCTCCCTCAGGGACTCCCTCAGCCAGATCTTACAGAAGGCCATCACGCCCAACTTGGTCTTTTCCATCCTCATCGCCAAGAACCAGCTGCTGACCATCGTGCAGGAGAGAGCCGTCATCGAGGACGCCCGTCTGGAGCCCGCCGACGTCCACCTGTTGCTCAACCTCATCGGCGCCTCCTCCGCCTTCCAGGCCGGCGAGATCTGGACGCCCATCTGTCTGCCGCTCTTCAACCCCGACTGTTACTTCTACGCGTACATCTCCTACTTGGACCCGCCCGAGTGCACCGTCTGCCTCCTGCTGCTCTCCACCGACAAGGAGGCCTTCTACGCCGTGGCTGAGTGCAAGCGGCGCATCGAGGAGGCCATGGCGGCGCAGGGCTCGCTGGGCCTCATCGCCAAGGCGCAGTCGTACAGCGTCGGTCAGGTGGGCGTCGCCGACCTCAGGCACTTCATGTACAAGCCCTTCGACGTGCCCGACAATCACCGCCAGCTCACGCAGTTCACCAG CCCCGAGATGGAAGCCCCGTACCACACCGAGGAGGAGAAAATGAGGCTATTGGACCTTTACCGTTACATGCACAGCCGCATTCACAGCAGCTCTCGACCCCTGAAGCTCATCTACCACGTGGCGGAGAGGGAAACCCTGCTCGCGTGG GTGACGAGCAAGTTTGAGCTGTACACATGCTTCAGTCCACTGGTGACCAAAGCGTGCGCCATCACCGTCATTACCAAGCTCCTCCGCTGGATCAAGAAGGAGGAAGAGCGCCTCTTCATCAGGTACCCACCTAAGTACTCCACCACGCCCAACCCCGCCAAGAGCTCGCGAGGGGCCAAGGCGGAACAGACAGACTCGGCCGACAACGGCTACCTGTCCTTGCTATGA
- the LOC133162404 gene encoding vacuolar fusion protein MON1 homolog B-like isoform X2 codes for MDMDNQEGETQGVKICPPLEVNTAADTLATSLSLLGNHMFPDLVAKKAALEEKRTQDGAEESPQETEGSLPPPATEPESEEHQDEVANGTQSDSGEFVVTVLAKAKLEEQGLGVKGRLSPLLEAGMQESPTAAHGPSHRDEDVTAESWRRHRKHVFVLSEAGKPIYSRYGSEEALSSTMGVMMALVSFVQSGDNIIRSVYSEEHTVVFLQKGPLVLVCVSNSRQSEQQLRGELLYVYYQIISMLTQASISRIFEHKKNYDLRRLLAGSEKILDGLLDLLDSDPSFLLAAVHCLPLASSLRDSLSQILQKAITPNLVFSILIAKNQLLTIVQERAVIEDARLEPADVHLLLNLIGASSAFQAGEIWTPICLPLFNPDCYFYAYISYLDPPECTVCLLLLSTDKEAFYAVAECKRRIEEAMAAQGSLGLIAKAQSYSVGQVGVADLRHFMYKPFDVPDNHRQLTQFTSPEMEAPYHTEEEKMRLLDLYRYMHSRIHSSSRPLKLIYHVAERETLLAWVTSKFELYTCFSPLVTKACAITVITKLLRWIKKEEERLFIRYPPKYSTTPNPAKSSRGAKAEQTDSADNGYLSLL; via the exons ATGGACATGGACAATCAAGAGGGAGAGACACAGGGAGTCAAGATATGTCCACCCTTAGAAGTTAATACAGCAG CGGACACCCTGGCAACCTCACTTTCACTTTTGGGGAATCACATGTTTCCCGATCTGGTGGCCAAGAAAGCTGCCCTTGAAGAGAAGCGGACACAAGATGGTGCAGAGGAATCCCCTCAGGAGACAGAaggctctcttcctcctccGGCAACCGAGCCGGAAAGCGAGGAGCATCAGGACGAGGTGGCGAACGGCACGCAAAGTGACTCTGGAGAGTTTGTCGTCACCGTCCTGGCCAAGGCCAAGTTGGAGGAGCAAGGCCTCGGCGTGAAGGGTCGCTTGTCGCCGCTGCTGGAGGCGGGAATGCAGGAATCTCCCACCGCCGCCCACGGCCCTTCCCACCGTGACGAGGACGTGACGGCGGAAAGCTGGCGGCGGCACAGGAAGCACGTTTTTGTGCTGAGCGAAGCCGGAAAGCCTATCTATTCACGCTACGGCAGCGAAGAAGCTCTGTCATCTACGATGGGCGTCATGATGGCGCTGGTGTCCTTTGTGCAAAGTGGTGATAATATTATACGCTCCGTCTACTCAG AGGAGCACACGGTGGTTTTCCTCCAGAAAGGCCCCCTGGTGCTGGTGTGCGTGTCCAACAGCCGGCAGTCGGAGCAGCAGCTGCGTGGCGAGCTCCTCTATGTCTACTACCAGATCATCAGCATGCTCACGCAGGCCAGCATCTCGCGCATCTTCGAGCACAAGAAGAACTACGACCTACGGCGTCTGCTGGCGGGCTCCGAGAAGATCTTGGACGGCCTCCTGGACCTATTGGACTCGGACCCCAGTTTCCTTCTGGCGGCTGTGCACTGCCTGCCGCTCGCCTCCTCCCTCAGGGACTCCCTCAGCCAGATCTTACAGAAGGCCATCACGCCCAACTTGGTCTTTTCCATCCTCATCGCCAAGAACCAGCTGCTGACCATCGTGCAGGAGAGAGCCGTCATCGAGGACGCCCGTCTGGAGCCCGCCGACGTCCACCTGTTGCTCAACCTCATCGGCGCCTCCTCCGCCTTCCAGGCCGGCGAGATCTGGACGCCCATCTGTCTGCCGCTCTTCAACCCCGACTGTTACTTCTACGCGTACATCTCCTACTTGGACCCGCCCGAGTGCACCGTCTGCCTCCTGCTGCTCTCCACCGACAAGGAGGCCTTCTACGCCGTGGCTGAGTGCAAGCGGCGCATCGAGGAGGCCATGGCGGCGCAGGGCTCGCTGGGCCTCATCGCCAAGGCGCAGTCGTACAGCGTCGGTCAGGTGGGCGTCGCCGACCTCAGGCACTTCATGTACAAGCCCTTCGACGTGCCCGACAATCACCGCCAGCTCACGCAGTTCACCAG CCCCGAGATGGAAGCCCCGTACCACACCGAGGAGGAGAAAATGAGGCTATTGGACCTTTACCGTTACATGCACAGCCGCATTCACAGCAGCTCTCGACCCCTGAAGCTCATCTACCACGTGGCGGAGAGGGAAACCCTGCTCGCGTGG GTGACGAGCAAGTTTGAGCTGTACACATGCTTCAGTCCACTGGTGACCAAAGCGTGCGCCATCACCGTCATTACCAAGCTCCTCCGCTGGATCAAGAAGGAGGAAGAGCGCCTCTTCATCAGGTACCCACCTAAGTACTCCACCACGCCCAACCCCGCCAAGAGCTCGCGAGGGGCCAAGGCGGAACAGACAGACTCGGCCGACAACGGCTACCTGTCCTTGCTATGA
- the LOC133162404 gene encoding vacuolar fusion protein MON1 homolog B-like isoform X1 — protein sequence MDMDNQEGETQGVKICPPLEVNTAAADTLATSLSLLGNHMFPDLVAKKAALEEKRTQDGAEESPQETEGSLPPPATEPESEEHQDEVANGTQSDSGEFVVTVLAKAKLEEQGLGVKGRLSPLLEAGMQESPTAAHGPSHRDEDVTAESWRRHRKHVFVLSEAGKPIYSRYGSEEALSSTMGVMMALVSFVQSGDNIIRSVYSEEHTVVFLQKGPLVLVCVSNSRQSEQQLRGELLYVYYQIISMLTQASISRIFEHKKNYDLRRLLAGSEKILDGLLDLLDSDPSFLLAAVHCLPLASSLRDSLSQILQKAITPNLVFSILIAKNQLLTIVQERAVIEDARLEPADVHLLLNLIGASSAFQAGEIWTPICLPLFNPDCYFYAYISYLDPPECTVCLLLLSTDKEAFYAVAECKRRIEEAMAAQGSLGLIAKAQSYSVGQVGVADLRHFMYKPFDVPDNHRQLTQFTSPEMEAPYHTEEEKMRLLDLYRYMHSRIHSSSRPLKLIYHVAERETLLAWVTSKFELYTCFSPLVTKACAITVITKLLRWIKKEEERLFIRYPPKYSTTPNPAKSSRGAKAEQTDSADNGYLSLL from the exons ATGGACATGGACAATCAAGAGGGAGAGACACAGGGAGTCAAGATATGTCCACCCTTAGAAGTTAATACAGCAG CAGCGGACACCCTGGCAACCTCACTTTCACTTTTGGGGAATCACATGTTTCCCGATCTGGTGGCCAAGAAAGCTGCCCTTGAAGAGAAGCGGACACAAGATGGTGCAGAGGAATCCCCTCAGGAGACAGAaggctctcttcctcctccGGCAACCGAGCCGGAAAGCGAGGAGCATCAGGACGAGGTGGCGAACGGCACGCAAAGTGACTCTGGAGAGTTTGTCGTCACCGTCCTGGCCAAGGCCAAGTTGGAGGAGCAAGGCCTCGGCGTGAAGGGTCGCTTGTCGCCGCTGCTGGAGGCGGGAATGCAGGAATCTCCCACCGCCGCCCACGGCCCTTCCCACCGTGACGAGGACGTGACGGCGGAAAGCTGGCGGCGGCACAGGAAGCACGTTTTTGTGCTGAGCGAAGCCGGAAAGCCTATCTATTCACGCTACGGCAGCGAAGAAGCTCTGTCATCTACGATGGGCGTCATGATGGCGCTGGTGTCCTTTGTGCAAAGTGGTGATAATATTATACGCTCCGTCTACTCAG AGGAGCACACGGTGGTTTTCCTCCAGAAAGGCCCCCTGGTGCTGGTGTGCGTGTCCAACAGCCGGCAGTCGGAGCAGCAGCTGCGTGGCGAGCTCCTCTATGTCTACTACCAGATCATCAGCATGCTCACGCAGGCCAGCATCTCGCGCATCTTCGAGCACAAGAAGAACTACGACCTACGGCGTCTGCTGGCGGGCTCCGAGAAGATCTTGGACGGCCTCCTGGACCTATTGGACTCGGACCCCAGTTTCCTTCTGGCGGCTGTGCACTGCCTGCCGCTCGCCTCCTCCCTCAGGGACTCCCTCAGCCAGATCTTACAGAAGGCCATCACGCCCAACTTGGTCTTTTCCATCCTCATCGCCAAGAACCAGCTGCTGACCATCGTGCAGGAGAGAGCCGTCATCGAGGACGCCCGTCTGGAGCCCGCCGACGTCCACCTGTTGCTCAACCTCATCGGCGCCTCCTCCGCCTTCCAGGCCGGCGAGATCTGGACGCCCATCTGTCTGCCGCTCTTCAACCCCGACTGTTACTTCTACGCGTACATCTCCTACTTGGACCCGCCCGAGTGCACCGTCTGCCTCCTGCTGCTCTCCACCGACAAGGAGGCCTTCTACGCCGTGGCTGAGTGCAAGCGGCGCATCGAGGAGGCCATGGCGGCGCAGGGCTCGCTGGGCCTCATCGCCAAGGCGCAGTCGTACAGCGTCGGTCAGGTGGGCGTCGCCGACCTCAGGCACTTCATGTACAAGCCCTTCGACGTGCCCGACAATCACCGCCAGCTCACGCAGTTCACCAG CCCCGAGATGGAAGCCCCGTACCACACCGAGGAGGAGAAAATGAGGCTATTGGACCTTTACCGTTACATGCACAGCCGCATTCACAGCAGCTCTCGACCCCTGAAGCTCATCTACCACGTGGCGGAGAGGGAAACCCTGCTCGCGTGG GTGACGAGCAAGTTTGAGCTGTACACATGCTTCAGTCCACTGGTGACCAAAGCGTGCGCCATCACCGTCATTACCAAGCTCCTCCGCTGGATCAAGAAGGAGGAAGAGCGCCTCTTCATCAGGTACCCACCTAAGTACTCCACCACGCCCAACCCCGCCAAGAGCTCGCGAGGGGCCAAGGCGGAACAGACAGACTCGGCCGACAACGGCTACCTGTCCTTGCTATGA
- the tcta gene encoding T-cell leukemia translocation-altered gene protein homolog produces MEEPWDFEFLSRITDGCLSFLSEFVEDWLTNDLRVSIFKILLSWLIFSLLAIHFAWKIYGNTVNDMYYRQGSGQNGGTPDTTSGLGRWGDTAGQPSKSHRD; encoded by the exons ATGGAGGAGCCTTGGGATTTCGAGTTTCTCTCCCGTATCACCGACGGCTGCTTGTCGTTTCTGTCCGAATTCGTGGAGGACTGGCTCACCAACGATTTGAGAGTCTCCATATTTAAAATCCTTCTCAGTTGGTTGATTTTCAGTCTGCTAGCTATTCATTTTGCTTGGAAGATTTACGGGAACACGGTGAACGACATGTATTACCGGCAAG GGAGCGGGCAGAACGGTGGGACACCTGACacgacgtccggcctgggcagATG GGGGGACACAGCGGGACAACCATCCAAGTCTCATAGGGATTAG
- the glyctk gene encoding glycerate kinase: MARVLSLIRTQPFLALLGRRTMSLDRGAREVFAAAVEGVQPDIVIRQSLERQSNSMVVVGSCGGKFPLRNNVHVVGFGKAVLGMAAEAEKILGEHLVGGVISVPHGIQQTLRQHGKHHLLLKERSRIQVMEGAQHNLPDADSLKAAECIARLANALTEDDLLLVLISGGGSALLPAPVSPMTLQEKLDITRKLAAAGATIQELNTVRRAFSVLKGGGLAQCAHPAQVVALILSDVIGDPLDLIASGPTVRGPIYRDEVLAVLECYGLLDSAPASVKDVLAGLGSRQGVEIDKAGRVLNVVIGSNNIALQHAGRRAIELGYRPIMLSPGVCGDVRSVSRLYGLLAHFACSRGENTSELVMKLGPEVGVERGDLQRVMQSLERDRAQGQGITCVLAGGEPTVELIGNGRGGRNQELAMRVGLELRDLHPLVDSPVFLSGGTDGQDGPTEAAGAVTDAGLYKDAQKQQLDMLSFLKNNDSFTFFTRLSGGRNLVVPGLTCTNVMDVHVLLIPCSAK, translated from the exons ATGGCACGCGTTCTCTCCCTGATCCGGACTCAACCATTCCTTGCTCTCCTGGGGAGGAGGACAATGTCGCTCGACCGTGGGGCGCGGGAGGTGTTTGCTGCGGCGGTGGAAGGCGTACAGCCGGATATCGTCATCCGGCAGAGTTTGGAACGCCAAAGCAACTCCATGGTGGTTGTTGGTAGCTGCGGTGGCAAGTTCCCGCTGAGAAACAATGTGCACGTGGTGGGCTTTGGAAAAGCGGTGCTGGGCATGGCCGCCGAAGCTGAGAAGATCCTGGGAGAACATTTGGTGGGAGGAGTCATCAGCGTGCCGCATGGCATTCAGCAGACATTACGGCAGCATGGCAAACA CCACCTGCTGTTAAAGGAAAGAAGCCGTATCCAAGTCATGGAGGGCGCTCAACACAACCTGCCCGACGCCGACTCCCTGAAGGCAGCAGAATGTATTGCGAGGCTTGCAAATGCGTTGACGGAGGACGACCTGCTTCTCGTGCTGATTTCAG GTGGGGGCTCCGCATTGCTCCCCGCACCCGTCTCGCCAATGACGCTCCAAGAGAAACTGGACATCACCCGTAAACTGGCAGCCGCCGGCGCCACCATTCAAGAGCTGAACACCGTACGACGCGCCTTCTCCGTGTTAAAGGGAGGAGGACTTGCACAGTGTGCACACCCTGCTCAG GTGGTGGCATTGATACTATCAGATGTGATCGGTGACCCACTGGACCTGATAGCGAGCGGCCCCACAGTGCGGGGTCCGATATATCGTGACGAGGTGCTGGCAGTCCTTGAATGCTACGGCTTGCTGGACTCTGCCCCTGCCTCTGTGAAGGACGTGCTAGCTGGACTTGGTTCGCGCCAGGGAGTTGAAATAGACAAGGCTGGGCGCGTTCTCAACGTAGTGATCGGCTCCAACAACATTGCCCTCCAGCACGCCGGCCGCCGGGCGATTGAGCTGGGTTACCGCCCCATCATGCTCTCCCCGGGAGTGTGCGGTGACGTGAGGTCAGTGTCCCGTCTTTACGGCCTCCTGGCCCACTTCGCCTGCTCGCGTGGGGAAAACACGTCCGAGCTCGTGATGAAGCTGGGACCGGAAGTTGGAGTAGAGCGCGGGGACCTTCAGCGTGTTATGCAGAGTTTGGAGCGTGATCGCGCGCAAGGACAAGGTATTACATGcgtgctggcggggggtgagcCCACCGTGGAACTCATAGGTAACGGCCGCGGGGGTCGCAACCAGGAGCTGGCTATGAGAGTGGGCCTGGAGTTGAGGGACTTGCATCCCCTGGTAGACAGTCCGGTCTTCCTGAGCGGTGGAACCGACGGCCAGGACGGGCCCACCGAGGCGGCGGGAGCTGTCACGGATGCGGGCTTGTACAAGGATGCTCAAAAACAACAGTTGGATATGCTCAGCTTTCTTAAAAACAACGATTCTTTTACTTTTTTCACTCGGCTATCTGGTGGTCGCAACTTGGTTGTCCCGGGGTTAACCTGCACCAATGTCATGGATGTGCACGTTCTGCTCATTCCATGTAGTGCCAAATAG